TCGGCTGGCTGTTGTTGCTAGTCGTAATCCAGATGATCCCATTCGTCCTTTGGTTAAACCATTTTATAAATTACATCCTAAGCAATTTGAAGCTGCTAATGATATTGATTTATCGACTATACGAGATGAGCAGATTGTTAAATGTGTGCGCGTTGATGACTTCGATTTAAACATGGCTTTAGTCATGGAGTTTCTTGCAGATCAAGGTTAATTCTAGTGGCTATGATGCGTAATATGCCTTTAAAATAGACAATAGAGGGGGTAGGTGTACTTTTTATAAGCACTCAAACCATTTTATTAAATTATTTTATATTAAGCACTTGCGCTGAAATAAAACTTCTATACAATACGCCGCACTTACTTAGAAAGATAAAAAGTAATTAGCCCGGATGGTGGAATCGGTAGACACAAGGGATTTAAAATCCCTCGCCTTATGGGTGTGCGAGTTCAAGTCTCGCTCCGGGCACCAATTCAAGAGAAAGCTTCAACTTATGTTGGAGCTTTTTTTTTACCTGAAATTTATACCAAGAACATCTTATACCATTCCTTGATTGCTGTAACTTGTTGCTATAATTGCAAAATAAATAAGGTAGCGTTTATTTTAACAAGCATTAATGCGTAGATAATTATAGGGTTTGGTATTATTAATTTATTAAGGAATGTGATGACTGAATATATTGCGCTTATTATGATTGTAGCCATCGTTTATTTTGTACTAGTTCGTAATAAACCCGCACCGAAAACAGATTGGGAAAAATTGCCAGATTTTCAGGAATACCAAGCGTTGGAGAAAACACAAAATGAAAGCGGGGAGTTATGCTGTCATTATTGTGGTTGCAGCGAGACCGTAAAGCGTCCGTTGAAAAGTGAAAAAGAGAATCCTGATAAGCTCAAATTTTACCACGCCTGCACGCAATGTAAGGTCGTATTATGGCGCAGTGAATAAGCAACAGGGACTGTTTTTACTGAAGTTGTAGAGATTCGCATTTGCAATGTGTGAGTGTATAATGTGGCAAAATTGAGTGCCAAATTATGATATTAATGGGAAATTATTTTGCATACAAGCAATGAAAAGCGACTGAATAAATATATTAGTGATTCGGGTTTTTGTTCTCGTCGCGAGGCTGATAAACTGATTGAGCAACAACGTGTTCAAATTAATGGAAAAATTCCGGAATTAGGGACGAAAGTCCAAGTTGGTGATGTGGTTACAGTTAACGGTAAATGCATATCAGCTGTTGCAGAGAATAAATCAGATCGCATTTATATCGCCTACAATAAACCAATTGGTATTACCTGCACCACGGAGCGTAATGTACATGGCAATATTATTGATGCGGTGAAACATAAAGAGCGTATATTCCCCATCGGGCGTTTAGATAAACCGTCGGAAGGATTAATTTTTTTAACAAGTGATGGTGATATCGTAAATAAAATATTGCGTGCTGAAAATGCGCATGACAAAGAGTATCAAGTGACCGTTGATAAACCTCTAAGTGAACGATTTGTTGAGCGTATGCAGCGCGGCGTTCCTATCCTTGATACGATTACTAAGCCCTGTGTCGTTAAAGTTCAGAGTCGCTTTGTTTTTACTATTATATTAACGCAGGGGTTAAATCGGCAAATACGCCGAATGTGTGAATATTTAGGATATGAAGTGACCAAATTAAAGCGCACTCGTATCATGAACGTCAAGTTAGATAAATTAAAACCGGGACAATGGCGTAATCTTAGTGAACATGAAATGGATGAAATTAACCAAGCCGTTGCTTCATCTTCAAAAACAGCGTTAGATACTGCCTTACCTAAAAAACAGTTCAATAGTGACCATGAAAAGCCGCAAAAGAGTGCTAAAAAAATTTTTGTTAATGACAAAAAAAAGCGTGTTATTGCAAATGATAAGAGTAAACGTACATTAAAGTTAAATCGTTAATGAGTATCAGTGAATTTGATTTAATCGGGCAATATTTTAAAAATAACGTCGCCCTCGTAGATAATGATGTTTGTGTCGGGATTGGTGATGATTGCGCTATTTTAGATGTACCAGATGGTTTTCAATTGGCCGTTAGTACGGATACACTGGTTAGTGATGTGCATTTTTTTGCTGATGTTGATCCCTTTAGATTGGGTTATAAAGCGCTTGCAGTAAATCTGAGTGATTTAGCCGCGATGGGAGCTACGCCTAAGTGGGTATCCTTAGCAATCACCCTACCGGAAGTTAATGAGCAATGGCTTGCTGAGTTTTCTCGAGGCTTTTTTACATTAGCGAATCAACATCGGGTTAGCCTCATTGGTGGTGATACGACTCATGGCCCATTATCAATTACAATTTCGGTGAAAGGTATTGTCCCCCGTGGTCAAGCGTTGCTGCGTAATAAGGCCAGTGTGGGTGAACTTATCTGTGTTTCTGGCAACTTAGGCGATGGTGCATTAGGTCTCGATGCTAAACAATTAAAATGTGCGCTGAGTAGCCCTGAATTGTTTATTGATGCATTGGAGATAACGCAACCTCGTATAGAGCTGGGCCTTGTATTGCGCTCTTTGGCGAGTAGTTGTATTGATATTTCAGATGGATTAATACAGGATTTACAGCACATTTTGCAAGCTTCACACTGCTCTGCCAATGTTCATATTGATAAATTACCCTTTTCACCAGCAATGCGAAATGAGATTAATATGGGGGCGATAAATTGTCAGCAAGCTTCTCAGTATGCTTTAACAGGGGGCGATGATTATGAGTTACTTTTTACCATTGCTAGTGAAAAATTGCCGCAATTAACGATGCAAATGCAAAAAGCTGAAATGCATGATATCACTGTTAAAGTTATCGGAGAGATAACCGAACCGACATCTCCTCAGGTCGCTCTCTTTGAAAATAACAAATCAGTCTCTTTTATGACCCAAGGCTGGGATCATTTTAAATAAGGTTAATATAATGAAACGTGATGACTTAAATGGGTTGAAAATTTCTAATCCTATTCATTTTACTGCTGTTGGATTTGGCAGTGGGTTAGCGAAAAAAGCGCCAGGAACATTTGGCACCTTAGCTGCAATGCCTATCTACTATTTTTTATCTTTTCTCTCCGTTGAATTATATATTGGAATTTTGATTCTAAGCAGTGCCATCGGTATTTGGATTTGTCAGGTTACGAGTCGTGATATGGGGGTACATGATCATAAAGCGATTGTCTGGGATGAATTTGTTGGTTATTGGATCACGATGTTTATGGTGCCTTTTTCTATCAAATGGGCTATTGTCGGGTTTGTTCTGTTTCGTTTTTTTGATATTGTTAAACCATACCCTATTTCCTGGTTAGATAAAAAAGTCCATGGTGGCCTCGGTATTATGATTGATGATATTTTGGCGGGCGTGTTTGCCGCTGTCCTATTACAATACCTCATTCATATCTATAATTAATTATATGTTGCGCTTGTTATTACAGTTATTTCAGTTTGTTGTTATCTTTACTGCCCCTTCTCTCTTTTATGATGTGCTTGCGGAAGAAAGGGACGGGGGAGCGACAGTCGAAATCCAACAAAGCCCAGTCGGTAACGGTACACCCGAAGTGCAGATTGCTGTTGCAGATATTCCTCTTTATTTTTCTCCCTATGCAATGTCTCCTTTAGAGGCTCAATATGCACATTTATTTTTTGATCCCTTAGTGCGTTGGTCTACGCATAAAGAGTTAGAAAAACGTTTAGTGAGTGGCTGGCTGTTACTAAAACCCGGGGTTATTCGTTTTTTTTTAAAAAAAGAGATTAGTTTTCATTCCGGTAATAAATTAAGTAGCGATGATGTTATTTGGACGCTTGATCAAATTCGTAAAACCCCTCATGCAAAAGCTTTTTTTACAGGTATCCT
This window of the Psychromonas sp. MME1 genome carries:
- the rluF gene encoding 23S rRNA pseudouridine(2604) synthase RluF, with protein sequence MHTSNEKRLNKYISDSGFCSRREADKLIEQQRVQINGKIPELGTKVQVGDVVTVNGKCISAVAENKSDRIYIAYNKPIGITCTTERNVHGNIIDAVKHKERIFPIGRLDKPSEGLIFLTSDGDIVNKILRAENAHDKEYQVTVDKPLSERFVERMQRGVPILDTITKPCVVKVQSRFVFTIILTQGLNRQIRRMCEYLGYEVTKLKRTRIMNVKLDKLKPGQWRNLSEHEMDEINQAVASSSKTALDTALPKKQFNSDHEKPQKSAKKIFVNDKKKRVIANDKSKRTLKLNR
- the thiL gene encoding thiamine-phosphate kinase; amino-acid sequence: MSISEFDLIGQYFKNNVALVDNDVCVGIGDDCAILDVPDGFQLAVSTDTLVSDVHFFADVDPFRLGYKALAVNLSDLAAMGATPKWVSLAITLPEVNEQWLAEFSRGFFTLANQHRVSLIGGDTTHGPLSITISVKGIVPRGQALLRNKASVGELICVSGNLGDGALGLDAKQLKCALSSPELFIDALEITQPRIELGLVLRSLASSCIDISDGLIQDLQHILQASHCSANVHIDKLPFSPAMRNEINMGAINCQQASQYALTGGDDYELLFTIASEKLPQLTMQMQKAEMHDITVKVIGEITEPTSPQVALFENNKSVSFMTQGWDHFK
- a CDS encoding phosphatidylglycerophosphatase A, which gives rise to MKRDDLNGLKISNPIHFTAVGFGSGLAKKAPGTFGTLAAMPIYYFLSFLSVELYIGILILSSAIGIWICQVTSRDMGVHDHKAIVWDEFVGYWITMFMVPFSIKWAIVGFVLFRFFDIVKPYPISWLDKKVHGGLGIMIDDILAGVFAAVLLQYLIHIYN